From a single Lates calcarifer isolate ASB-BC8 linkage group LG12, TLL_Latcal_v3, whole genome shotgun sequence genomic region:
- the fmoda gene encoding LOW QUALITY PROTEIN: fibromodulin a (The sequence of the model RefSeq protein was modified relative to this genomic sequence to represent the inferred CDS: deleted 1 base in 1 codon) → MTVTMRLVIVFLLSALLPLSLSHGRDPFAWLYGRQSQGNYFGSLQADTSGGACPDVCDCPPTFPVAMYCDGRGLTAMPTIPSRIKYLYLQNNAITAVPDSALINATNLVWLMMHHNQLTSDAIGKKAFLKLEGLERLYLQHNNLTSMPPNLPLSLRDLRINHNRIEKVTPADLEGMDNLTILYLNDNAVTEMSTSLKALTSLTLLDISGNKLTKVPEGLPEHLHQLYLESNSIESLPEGFLGSLTELQYVRMAHNQLTDKGIPSNTFNVTGLVELDLSFNKLERIPIVSTTLQHLYLQANQIKEFSLGSFCSIVDVTNFSKLQTLRLDGNEISRQDIPSESSLCLRQASTIEV, encoded by the exons ATGACTGTGACCATGCGTCTGGTGATAGTCTTCCTCTTGTCTGCCCTgcttccactctctctctcccatggACGGGACCCCTTCGCCTGGCTATACGGCCGGCAGAGCCAAGGAAACTATTTTGGCTCGCTGCAGGCAGACACCTCGGGAGGGGCGTGTCCCGATGTGTGTGACTGCCCCCCCACCTTCCCTGTTGCCATGTACTGTGATGGGCGGGGCCTGACAGCCATGCCAACCATTCCCTCCCGTATCAAGTACTTGTACCTCCAAAACAATGCCATCACAGCTGTGCCCGACTCGGCTCTGATCAATGCAACCAATCTGGTGTGGCTCATGATGCACCACAACCAGCTGACATCTGATGCCATTGGCAAGAAG GCATTTTTGAAGTTGGAGGGACTGGAGCGCTTATATCTACAACACAACAATTTGACCAGCATGCCTCCCAACCTCCCACTG TCCCTGCGAGACCTGAGGATCAATCATAACAGGATTGAAAAG GTAACACCTGCAGACCTAGAGGGAATGGATAACCTCACCATCTTGTATCTCAATGACAACGCTGTCACAGAAATGAGCACGTCACTGAAGGCACTGACGTCCCTCACACTGCTGGACATCAGTGGCAACAAGCTGACAAAG GTCCCAGAGGGTCTCCCTGAACATCTGCACCAGCTCTACTTAGAGTCCAACTCCATTGAATCTCTGCCAGAGGGCTTCCTGGGCAGTCTCACGGAGCTGCAGTACGTCAGGATGGCTCACAACCAGCTAACAGACAAGGGTATTCCCTCCAACACCTTTAATGTGACTGGGTTGGTGGAGCTGGACCTGAGTTTCAACAAACTGGAGAGAATCCCAATAGTCAGCACCACACTGCAACATCTCTATCTGCAAGCCAACCAGATCAAAG AGTTCAGTCTGGGAAGCTTCTGTAGCATTGTGGATGTGACCAATTTCTCCAAGCTGCAGACACTGCGACTGGATGGGAACGAGATCAGCCGTCAGGACATCCCCTCAGAGTCGTCCCTGTGCCTGCGGCAAGCTTCCACCATTGAGGTCTAA
- the slc6a14 gene encoding sodium- and chloride-dependent neutral and basic amino acid transporter B(0+), which yields MRKYGWKGFKDLIFRNPAVVDQDPHVDDGDENTERGNWASKREYILSTIGYAVGLGNIWRFPYLAYKNGGGAFLIPYFVMLVVTGIPLFFLESAFGQFCSQGPINIWRAVPLLQGVGVAMVTVTLIVSIYYNVIIAYSLYYMFASFQSPLPWSSCFSWADSNCSTTPIVSCNVSGVVVANWTQENSTCPSSDVITVPVQSPSEQYWDRVALQRSSGLDETGPIVWHLALCLLLSSILVAGALIRGIKSSGKVVYFTATFPYVVIFILLIRGVTLEGARDGIEFYIGSQSNLTKLSEAQVWKDAATQTFYSLSIGWGGVMTLASYNNFHNNVFKDSFVVTLTNAGTSVFAGFAIFSILGHMAHIYKMPVGQVVKEGFGLAFIAYPDALSKLPISPLWSILFFFMLLTVGLDSQFAGIEVITTCLLDAFPNIFKSKRALLTITTCAILYLLGLPCVSQAGIYWVTLIDQFVASWVLLVLALLEIIGVCYIYGGNRFIKDIEMMLGNKTSTFWLWWRACWFFISPCIIVVILVWSLMTFKPPTYGEVQFPVWGLALGWCMVVFILFWIPAIAVYKLMRAKGSPWKRLKSLCSPSEKWHPYLDVHRGDRYSEERCRRRKSDLNRPEVNVNVISSSWL from the exons ATGAGGAAATACGGCTGGAAAGGTTTCAAGGATTTAATTTTCAGAAATCCTGCAGTTGTCGACCAG GATCCACATGTGGATGATGGGGATGAGAACACTGAACGTGGGAACTGGGCCAGCAAGAGGGAGTACATCCTCTCTACAATCGGCTATGCTGTTGGACTGGGAAATATCTGGAGATTTCCATATTTGGCCTACAAGAATGGAGGAG GTGCCTTTCTCATCCCCTACTTTGTGATGTTGGTGGTGACTGGaatccctcttttcttcctggAAAGTGCCTTCGGTCAATTCTGCAGCCAAGGTCCAATTAACATATGGAGAGCAGTGCCTTTACTGCAGG GTGTTGGCGTTGCCATGGTTACGGTGACACTAATAGTATCAATTTACTATAATGTCATCATTGCCTACAGCCTGTACTACATGTTCGCTTCCTTTCAGTCTCCTCTGCCGTGGTCCAGCTGCTTCAGCTGGGCTGACAGTAACTGCAGCACCACGCCTATAG tGTCTTGTAATGTAAGTGGCGTTGTAGTGGCCAACTGGACTCAGGAAAACAGCACTTGTCCTTCATCTGATGTGATCACAGTTCCAGTGCAGAGTCCGAGTGAGCAGTACTGGGA tcgTGTGGCTCTGCAGAGATCCAGTGGTCTCGATGAAACAGGACCAATAGTTTGGCACTTGGCCCTCTGTTTGTTGCTGAGCTCAATACTTGTTGCTGGAGCGCTCATCAGAGGCATCAAGTCATCAGGAAAA gttGTGTATTTCACAGCTACATTTCCTTATGTGGTGATTTTTATCCTGCTAATCAGAGGTGTGACACTAGAGGGAGCCAGAGATGGGATAGAGTTCTACATTGGCTCTCAGTCCAATCTGACTAAACTGTCAGAGGCACAG gtcTGGAAAGATGCAGCAACTCAGACCTTCTACTCTCTTTCTATTGGCTGGGGTGGAGTCATGACTCTTGCTTCCTATAACAACTTTCACAACAACGTGTTTAAAGACTCATTTGTGGTCACACTGACCAATGCAG GCACCAGTGTGTTTGCGGGCTTTGCCATATTTTCAATTCTGGGTCATATGGCTCACATCTACAAAATGCCCGTTGGACAGGTTGTAAAGGAAG GGTTTGGCCTGGCATTCATTGCATATCCAGATGCTTTGTCTAAGCTTCCCATTTCCCCTCTGTGGTCCATTTTGTTCTTCTTCATGCTTCTGACTGTCGGTCTGGACTCTCAGTTTGCAGGAATAG AGGTGATCACCACCTGTCTGTTAGATGCCTTCCCAAACATCTTCAAATCCAAACGTGCCCTATTGACTATAACGACATGTGCCATCCTCTATCTCCTTGGCCTGCCATGTGTGTCACAG GCAGGAATATACTGGGTGACTCTAATCGACCAGTTTGTTGCCAGCTGGGTGCTCCTAGTTTTGGCCCTCCTGGAGATCATTGGTGTCTGCTACATATATG GAGGGAACCGTTTCATTAAAGACATTGAGATGATGCTTGGAAATAAGACCTCCACTTTCTGGCTGTGGTGGAGAGCGTGTTGGTTCTTCATAAGTCCCTGCATCATAGTG GTGATCCTTGTCTGGTCTCTGATGACATTTAAACCACCTACCTATGGAGAAGTCCAATTTCCAGTCTGGGGCTTGGCTCTGGGCTGGTGCATGGTTGTGTTCATTCTGTTCTGGATTCCTGCCATCGCTGTGTATAAGCTGATGAGAGCGAAGGGAAGCCCctggaag CGACTGAAATCACTGTGTTCTCCGTCTGAAAAATGGCATCCCTACCTGGATGTCCATCGAGGAGATCGCTACTCAGAGGAACGCTGCCGCCGCAGGAAAAGTGACTTAAATAGACCagaagtaaatgtaaatgtaatttctagcTCATGGCTTTAa